The following are encoded together in the Myxococcales bacterium genome:
- a CDS encoding alpha/beta hydrolase, whose amino-acid sequence MLLRHHYAHVNGIRLHYVEAGSGPTVVLLHGFPETHRSFDLQLPELVERGYRVIAPDLRGYGESSRPRSGYELESLARDVVALCRHVSAEPVRLVGHDWGGAITWHIASHHPEVIERAVVLGCVHPTLLERALLRDRAQVRKSWYMFFFQLPVLPELWLSRRGAAALANLFRQTPGAERAPTHIVDASRHAVGRVRSLAGPLAYYRTAIRRGAVDQLARRPRRADPRITLPVTLIWGEEDACFVRHLAEEHAALATDLTLHVLAKTGHFAHQEEPERVNALLTQALAGTRSVAAHTHG is encoded by the coding sequence GTGCTCTTGCGTCACCACTACGCCCACGTCAACGGCATCCGCCTCCACTATGTCGAGGCCGGCTCCGGGCCCACGGTGGTATTGCTGCACGGCTTTCCCGAGACCCACCGCTCGTTCGACCTGCAGCTACCCGAGCTGGTCGAACGAGGTTATCGCGTCATCGCCCCGGATCTCCGCGGCTACGGTGAGAGCTCCCGACCGCGGAGCGGTTACGAGCTCGAGAGCCTGGCTCGAGATGTAGTCGCCCTCTGCCGACACGTGAGCGCTGAGCCCGTGCGCCTGGTGGGTCACGACTGGGGCGGCGCCATCACCTGGCACATTGCGAGCCACCACCCCGAGGTCATCGAGCGCGCAGTGGTGCTCGGCTGCGTTCACCCGACGCTGCTGGAACGTGCGCTGCTCCGCGATCGGGCGCAGGTCCGGAAGAGCTGGTACATGTTCTTCTTCCAGCTCCCGGTCTTGCCCGAGCTGTGGCTGTCCCGTCGCGGAGCCGCTGCGCTCGCGAACCTCTTTCGCCAGACGCCGGGCGCCGAGCGAGCCCCCACCCACATCGTCGATGCGAGTCGCCACGCCGTAGGGCGCGTTCGATCCCTGGCCGGCCCCCTCGCCTACTACCGCACGGCCATCCGGCGTGGCGCCGTCGACCAGCTCGCACGCCGCCCCCGCCGCGCCGACCCCCGCATCACCCTACCGGTGACCCTGATCTGGGGCGAAGAAGATGCGTGCTTCGTGCGTCACCTCGCGGAAGAGCACGCCGCTCTTGCCACGGATTTGACGCTGCACGTGCTCGCCAAGACCGGGCACTTCGCTCACCAGGAAGAGCCCGAACGCGTGAACGCCCTGCTCACCCAGGCGCTCGCAGGCACCCGATCCGTTGCAGCTCACACACACGGGTGA
- a CDS encoding M23 family metallopeptidase translates to MTRSPLEFGLLLVSSLALACGTGPDDDVGSSSGGSTSGGGKGGSTSGGSGGISAGGSWAGGAAGAAGVAGASGASGASGASGAGGTSGAGGTNGAGGTSGAGGTSGAGGTSGAGGSGGTSAGNPVCLGTQSGAYCGNDMMKGADPSVLYQCAGANKPPTSQTACPDGCVVESAGVADHCKVTTSPNGYRLPWKPGVTMQLTQDCNDSCCSDHINDDGYAWDWANGTGFTIVAARGGTITHLKINSTTGCGASSCANNANLIVIDHGDGTQSTYLHLQGMSLSAGIFCGASVQRGQALAKSGTTGWSTGLHLHFQVSKVHPGAATCECGSAGTGCATGSVPWASFWSTPAYPTVPIQFEEWSAASTCKDRRITMPASQNQ, encoded by the coding sequence ATGACTCGCTCGCCGCTCGAGTTCGGACTGCTCCTCGTCAGCTCGCTCGCGCTCGCGTGCGGAACTGGACCTGACGACGACGTGGGCTCGAGCTCCGGCGGTTCCACCAGCGGAGGAGGGAAAGGCGGCTCCACGAGCGGAGGTTCCGGAGGCATCAGCGCCGGTGGTTCCTGGGCCGGCGGGGCAGCGGGTGCGGCCGGCGTCGCCGGAGCAAGCGGAGCGTCCGGCGCGAGCGGAGCGTCCGGCGCAGGCGGGACCAGCGGCGCGGGCGGGACCAACGGCGCGGGAGGGACCAGCGGCGCAGGCGGGACCAGCGGCGCGGGCGGGACCAGCGGCGCGGGCGGCAGCGGCGGCACGAGCGCTGGCAATCCCGTCTGTCTCGGCACTCAGTCCGGGGCGTACTGCGGGAACGACATGATGAAGGGCGCCGATCCCAGTGTGCTCTACCAGTGCGCAGGTGCGAACAAACCGCCGACCAGCCAGACGGCGTGCCCCGACGGTTGCGTCGTAGAAAGTGCTGGCGTTGCCGATCACTGCAAGGTCACCACCAGCCCGAATGGCTATCGACTGCCCTGGAAACCCGGCGTGACGATGCAGCTCACGCAGGACTGCAACGACTCCTGCTGCAGCGATCACATCAACGACGACGGTTACGCCTGGGACTGGGCGAACGGTACGGGCTTCACCATCGTCGCGGCCCGCGGCGGCACCATCACCCACCTCAAGATCAACTCCACCACCGGCTGCGGCGCGAGCTCGTGCGCGAACAACGCCAACCTCATCGTCATCGATCACGGCGACGGGACGCAATCGACCTATCTGCACCTGCAGGGCATGAGCCTATCCGCTGGCATTTTCTGCGGCGCGAGCGTGCAGCGCGGGCAGGCCCTGGCCAAGTCCGGCACCACCGGCTGGTCCACCGGACTGCACCTGCACTTCCAGGTCTCGAAGGTCCACCCCGGCGCGGCCACCTGCGAGTGTGGAAGCGCGGGGACGGGCTGCGCGACGGGCTCGGTGCCGTGGGCGAGTTTCTGGTCCACGCCCGCCTACCCCACCGTTCCGATCCAGTTCGAAGAGTGGTCAGCCGCATCGACCTGCAAAGATCGACGCATCACGATGCCGGCCTCGCAAAACCAGTGA